TTCCACGCTGTCGGCGGTCGTGCAGTCCATCCTCGCCGCCGAGGTGGGATATCAGGACCTCGCCCAGCGGTACTTCGAGCAGTCGCTGTTCGTCGACCTGCACGATCTGCACCACAACGCCGCCGACGGTGTGCACGTCGCCTCCGCCGGCGGGGTGTGGACGGCGCTCGTCTGCGGCTTCGGCGGCATGCGCGATTACGCGGGCGAGCTCAGCTTCGATCCGCGCCTGCCGGCGGACTGGCCCTCGCTGTCGTTCCCGCTGCAGTGGCAGGGATCGGATCTGCAGGTCACGGTGACGAAGGATCAGCTCCGGCTGCGGGTGCGCAGCGGGGCGCCCGTCGCGTTCACCGTGCGGGACGTCGCGTACATCGCGACGACCGACGAGGCCATCGTGGTCCCGCTCGCCGACCAGGGGCCGCTGATCCCCGGACGCCCGACGCTGCGGCAGTTCGCCGACGCGCTGCGCGAGGACGGCACGAGGCTCTCGGCATCCGTTCCGGTCATCACGACGACGATCCCGATCATCGAGCCGATCGACTGATCAGGTGACCCGCCGAAGTGTCGGTGGCACGCCGTAGGCTGTTGAGGTGACCACAGCCCTCTACCGCCGCTACCGACCCGAGACGTTCGGCGAGATGATCGGGCAGTCCCAGGTGACCGATCCGCTGATGACCGCGCTGCGCGGTGACCGTGTCGGGCACGCCTACCTGTTCTCCGGGCCGCGCGGGTGCGGCAAGACGACCTCGGCGCGCATCCTCGCCCGCTGCCTGAACTGCGCGGCAGGGCCGACCGACACGCCCTGCGGCACCTGCGACAGCTGCGTCGAGCTCTCCCGCGCCGGCGGGGGATCGCTCGACGTCGTCGAGATCGACGCCGCGAGTCACAACGGCGTCGACGACGCGCGCGACCTCCGCGAGCGGGCGACGTTCGCCCCGAGCCGTGACCGCTACAAGATCTTCATCCTCGACGAGGCGCACATGGTGACGCCGCAGGGGTTCAACGCGCTGCTGAAGCTCGTCGAGGAGCCGCCGGAGCACGTGAAGTTCATCTTCGCGACGACCGAGCCCGAGAAGGTGCTCGGCACGATCCGCTCGCGCACGCACCACTACCCGTTCCGTCTCGTCCCGCCCGCCGCGATGCTCGAGTACGTCGCGAAGCTCTGCGGCGAAGAGGGCGTGATCGTCGAGCAGGGCGTGCTCCCGCTCGTGGTCCGTGCCGGCGGAGGGTCTCCGCGAGACACCCTGTCGCTGCTCGACCAGCTGATCGCCGGCTCCGACGCCCCGGCCGGCTCCGAGACCGTCACCGTCGGGTACGCCCGTGCCGTCGCCCTCCTCGGGTACACGCACGCGGCCCTGCTCGACGAGATCGTCGACGCGCTCGCCGCGGGCGACGCCGCAGCCGCCTTCCCCGCGATCGACCGCGTCGTGCAGACCGGTCAGGACCCCCGTCGCTTCGTCGACGATCTGCTCGAGCGGCTGCGCGACCTCATCGTGATCGCCGCCGTCGGCGCCGGTGCGTCGGCTGTCCTGCGCGGCATCGCCGAAGACGACCTCGAGCGCATGCGCGGGCAGGCGGCGGCCTTCGGCGCCTCCCGCCTCTCGCGCACGGCCGACGTCGTCAGCGCGGCTCTCGACGACATGAGCGGTGCGACCTCCCCGCGCCTGCACCTCGAGCTCATGGTGGCGCGCGTGCTCGCCGGAGCGACGGATGCCGTGGCGACCGCTCCAGCGGCCGCTGCCGAGCGCCCGGCGGCTCCCGCCTCCCGTGCCCAGGCGCCGGCCGCCGAGGCATCGAGGCCCGCCGCGGCACCGGCACCGGCGGCATCCGCACCGGCAACGGCCGCTGCGGCACCTGAGCCGGCGGTCGCTGCTGTCGCGACCCCTGCCGTCGATGCTCCGACCGTCGAGACCTCGGCCGAGACGACGGCGGCTCCGGATGCCGCGCCGCCCGCGCCGGAAGCCGCTCCCGCAACGGCTGTCCCCGCGGGGCCGGTGACCCTGGAGAGCGTCACCGCCGCCTGGCCCGCCGTGCTCACGCGTCTCGAGGGCATCAGCCGCACGTCCTGGCTGCTCGCGACAGCGGTGCAGCCGCTGGCGTACGTCACGGAGAGCGACGTGCTGACGCTCGGCTTCACGAGCCAGCACGACGTGGCCAAGTTCAAGGGGACGACGCCCGGCTCCGGACCGTCCGACCACCTGCGCACGGCCATCGAGCAGGAGCTCGGCGTGCGTGTGAAGTACATCCCCGCTCCGATGCCTTCCGGCGGTGCGCCGCGCCAGCCCGCGGCATCCGCCGCCTCGGCACCGTCCGACGCCGCGCCCGCATCGGAGCCTGCGTCAGCGGGGTCCTCCCGTCCGCAGGTCCGTGGCGCGTCCGCTCCCTCCGTGACGGAGTGGGCGGTCGCCCCCATCCCCACGGCGGAGCCCGCGGGCGAGGCGCCGGCGCCGGCATCCCCGCTTCCCGTCGATGACGAGCCCGAAGAGGTCGAGGCGGCGGCATCCGCGCCCGTTCCCCCCGCCGACGGCGCCGTGGATCGTGACGAGCCTCCCCTTCCGGGCGACGACGATGCTCCCGCCTTCGACGACGAGCCGCCGTACGACCCGGCCTACGAGCCGGCCGGAGCGTCACAGGGACCGCCGCCGCGTCAGGAACAGCGGGGGCCGTCCGCTCCCGCTGCTCCCGTAACTCCCCGGGCGCAGCGTGCACCCGCCGCTCCGCCCGTCGTCACCGATCGCGCGCCCTCCGTCGGGGGAGTGCAGCGCTACGGTGAGGCCGTGATCCGCCAGGTGCTCGGCGCGACCTTCCTGCGCGAAGAGCCCTACGAGCCCCCGACGAGGTTCTCCTGATGTACGACGGCATCGTTCAGGAGCTGATCGACGAGTTCGGTCGGCTCCCCGGCATCGGGCCGAAGTCGGCCCAGCGCATCGCGTTCCACATCCTGCAGACGCCGACGTTCGACGTCGCCCGCCTCGCGGAGCTGCTCACCGAGATCCGCATCCGCGTGCGGTTCTGCGAGGTGTGCGGCAACGTCGCCGAGCAGGAGCGGTGTGCGATCTGCCGCGACCCTCGACGCAGTCAGGCCCTGATCTGCGTCGTCGAAGACGCGAAGGACGTCGCGGCCATCGAGCGCACCAGAGAGTTCCGCGGGCTGTACCACGTGCTCGGCGGCGTGATCAGCCCCATCGCCGGCATCGGCCCCGACGATCTGCGCATCGCCCAGCTCATGACGCGGCTGGCCGACGGCACCGTGCAGGAGGTCATCCTGGCCACCAACCCCAACCTCGAGGGCGAGGCCACGGCGAGCTACCTCAGCAGACTGCTGACGACCATGCAGATCACCGTCTCGCGGCTGGCCTCCGGCCTCCCGGTCGGCGGCGACCTCGAATACGCCGACGAGGTCACCCTCGGTCGCGCCTTCGAGGGCCGGCGCGTCCTGTGAACGCCCAGGGAGGGTTCTCCCGCCGCGGTTGGCTCCTCTTCGGCGCGATGGCGCTGCTGTGGGGCGTGCCCTATCTCTTCATCAGCATCGCGGTCGAGTCGCTCTCCCCGCCCGCGATCGTGGCCGGCCGCACTCTCATCGCCGCAGTGCTGCTGCTGCCGTTCGCCCTCCGCGGCGGGGCGCTGCGCGCCGCCCTCAAGCACTGGCCGTGGGTGCTGGCCTTCGGGCTGGTCGAGATGGCCGGTCCCTTCGTGCTGCTGGGGCATGCCGAGATGACGCTGCCCTCGGGCATGACCGGTCTTCTGGTCGCCACGGTGCCCCTTTTCGCGGCCCTGATCGCCCTCGGCGGAGGGGATCGCGGCGTGCTCCGCCCTGCGCGGGGCATCGGCCTCCTCGTCGGCTTCGTGGGCGTCGGGATCGTGGTGGCGGGACCGGGGCTGTTCGGCGGCGAGGTCAGCCTGCTCGCCGCGGGCGAGGTGCTGCTCGTCGCGGTCCTCTACGCGATCGCCCCGTTCATCGTGGCGCGCAAGCTCGCCGATGTGCCCTCGCTCGGCACGATCACGCTGTCGCTGCTGATGATCGGCATCCTCTACCTCCCGATCGGTCTGCTCACCCAGCACGAGGTCCCGACGCTGCCGTCCATCGGCGCGCTCCTCGCTCTCGCGGTGATCTGCACGGCCGTCGCGTTCCTCGCGTTCTTCGCCCTCATCCGCGAGGTCGGACCGGTGCGCGCGCCGCTGTTCACCTACGTGAACCCCGTCGTGGCGATCGTGCTCGGCGCGATCGTGCTCTCCGAACCGCTGACGCCCGGGCTGCTCATCGGATTCCCGCTCATCATCGCCGGATGCTGGTTCGCGGCGACCGGCGGGCGCCTGCGGCGCGCCACCGGCGACCCGCTCGGCTCCGATCCGCTCGCATCCGATCCGCCTCCCGCCGCAGCGCTGCCGCCGGCTCCCTGACGCCTCGACGCGCTGCCCGTCTGCTCGTCCCTCCGCGACACATGCGCGGCGGGGTATACGGGCCGATCGTAGAATGAGCGGTGGGCGGATCCGCCCACCATCCCCGGGAGTGAACGTGGCCCTCATCGTGCAGAAGTACGGCGGCTCCTCTGTCGCCGACGCAGAGAGCATCAAGCGCGTCGCCAAGCGCATCGTCGACACGCGTCGCGCCGGGCACGACGTGGTCGTCGCCGTCAGCGCCATGGGCGACACGACCGACGAGCTGCTCGACCTCGCGAACGAGGTCGCTCCCATCCCCGCGCCGCGCGAACTGGACATGCTCCTCTCGAGCGGTGAGCGCATCTCGATGGCGCTGCTGGCGATGGCCATCCATTCGATGGGTTTCGAGGCGCGTTCCTTCACCGGCAGCCAGGCCGGCATGATCACCGACTCGCAGCACGGCGCGGCCCGCATCGTCGATGTGACGCCCGTGCGCCTGCGCGAAGCGCTCGACGAGGGCGCGATCGTCATCGTCGCCGGCTTCCAGGGCTTCAACCGCGACACCCGAGACATCACGACCCTCGGCCGCGGCGGCTCCGACACCACGGCGGTCGCCCTGGCCGCAGCGCTCGGGGCCGACGTCTGCGAGATCTACAGCGACGTCGACGGCAT
This genomic interval from Microbacterium sp. LWH11-1.2 contains the following:
- a CDS encoding DMT family transporter, with amino-acid sequence MNAQGGFSRRGWLLFGAMALLWGVPYLFISIAVESLSPPAIVAGRTLIAAVLLLPFALRGGALRAALKHWPWVLAFGLVEMAGPFVLLGHAEMTLPSGMTGLLVATVPLFAALIALGGGDRGVLRPARGIGLLVGFVGVGIVVAGPGLFGGEVSLLAAGEVLLVAVLYAIAPFIVARKLADVPSLGTITLSLLMIGILYLPIGLLTQHEVPTLPSIGALLALAVICTAVAFLAFFALIREVGPVRAPLFTYVNPVVAIVLGAIVLSEPLTPGLLIGFPLIIAGCWFAATGGRLRRATGDPLGSDPLASDPPPAAALPPAP
- the recR gene encoding recombination mediator RecR; translated protein: MYDGIVQELIDEFGRLPGIGPKSAQRIAFHILQTPTFDVARLAELLTEIRIRVRFCEVCGNVAEQERCAICRDPRRSQALICVVEDAKDVAAIERTREFRGLYHVLGGVISPIAGIGPDDLRIAQLMTRLADGTVQEVILATNPNLEGEATASYLSRLLTTMQITVSRLASGLPVGGDLEYADEVTLGRAFEGRRVL
- a CDS encoding DNA polymerase III subunit gamma and tau, giving the protein MTTALYRRYRPETFGEMIGQSQVTDPLMTALRGDRVGHAYLFSGPRGCGKTTSARILARCLNCAAGPTDTPCGTCDSCVELSRAGGGSLDVVEIDAASHNGVDDARDLRERATFAPSRDRYKIFILDEAHMVTPQGFNALLKLVEEPPEHVKFIFATTEPEKVLGTIRSRTHHYPFRLVPPAAMLEYVAKLCGEEGVIVEQGVLPLVVRAGGGSPRDTLSLLDQLIAGSDAPAGSETVTVGYARAVALLGYTHAALLDEIVDALAAGDAAAAFPAIDRVVQTGQDPRRFVDDLLERLRDLIVIAAVGAGASAVLRGIAEDDLERMRGQAAAFGASRLSRTADVVSAALDDMSGATSPRLHLELMVARVLAGATDAVATAPAAAAERPAAPASRAQAPAAEASRPAAAPAPAASAPATAAAAPEPAVAAVATPAVDAPTVETSAETTAAPDAAPPAPEAAPATAVPAGPVTLESVTAAWPAVLTRLEGISRTSWLLATAVQPLAYVTESDVLTLGFTSQHDVAKFKGTTPGSGPSDHLRTAIEQELGVRVKYIPAPMPSGGAPRQPAASAASAPSDAAPASEPASAGSSRPQVRGASAPSVTEWAVAPIPTAEPAGEAPAPASPLPVDDEPEEVEAAASAPVPPADGAVDRDEPPLPGDDDAPAFDDEPPYDPAYEPAGASQGPPPRQEQRGPSAPAAPVTPRAQRAPAAPPVVTDRAPSVGGVQRYGEAVIRQVLGATFLREEPYEPPTRFS